The following DNA comes from Hippoglossus hippoglossus isolate fHipHip1 chromosome 12, fHipHip1.pri, whole genome shotgun sequence.
GTTACTGGCAGGCCCAGCGAGTTCTTGGGAAGTAACTATGGAAACCACAGTAAGTCATCGCCTATCCCAGTCCCCACTCAGGTCCAGAACTACCAGCGCATGGAGCAGAATCTGCATTCTACTAAACAGGATGGCTCACCACGGTctgtatccacacacacacacacacacacacgttcttcTACTGCAAAATGCAGatgaactgaatgaatgaatgctcATGAACGTGACGTCCTCAGGTTGTCGACACCGGTGCGTCGCTGCAGCAGTGGAAGCTCGTTGGGCTTCGCTCGGATCGGACCTTCGCCACCACACGTGCAGGCGACAGTTACCACGACCCGCAGACTCTCGGTGGGAGGCGGTCGAACTTTCCAGCTCTCGCCTCAAGGTAGCTCAGAGGATAGTGTTCACTTTCAAAATCACGTTCGCAGATGCAGGTCACAGTTTTCCCCAAAACTTTATCTAGGCCTGTGTATTGAATACAAAGTTCCAGTGagcattttgtttgttggttcTATTGTAACGGAGCTGTGTTGAATCAATGAGTCCACCAATTGATTAGTTCAGCATTACCCCTGTGTCTACTTGTGACCACTCGTTATGGGTTGTGGACTTCTACTGTGTAATTCAGCAGGGACACTTtaatttgaagtgtttttagaGGCTTGAAAGGGTAAAAGAATTCAGTCTCTCacaaaaagagataaaaacataaaagtcagaaagaaaaatggacccaagtcttttacttttttctttctttcttggtTCTTTAATCAGCTTTTGACCCTGCAGATTTATTTTGGGACATCTTTGGGTGTCCTGATGAGCAAGTTGGGAACCAGCTGGATTACTTGATGAAAACTTGCATCGATTAATCCTTTAAGCTTCTCATATCTGAGGGTTTGAATCAGATATATTCAGGTTCGGAAGTGTTTATTGGATAAAACGAGGAATTAAAAGATTTTGGTCTGTAGTTTTGAAAGTTATTGGTTGAGAAGACGaaccgcccacacacacagacaccctgTCGTCTCCTCTGTGCTTCACACAGTTCCTCAGCTGTCGGACATGCATGCCAGCAGGGCAGTGGGAGAGTCAGGCAGGACTTGTCCGTCTCTGCCATCTCTTTGTAGATTTGTTGTTATCTTGTTGTCTGACATTTAATTTTTTCTGCAACACCACCTTCTATCTAAAggacaaagaaaatatatatctatatatcctGACCTCCTTCTGCCCCCCCTTCCGTTGCAGCTCCTCAGCACGCGGAGCCCCGGCCGACTTCTCAGCAGCACCCGCAGAGGGCAGGACTGGGAACTCGGCTCCACAGTGCCCCCTGTCTTTCTGAGTGTGTCACTGGTGGCGCCAGGCAGAAGATCAGGAAGCAGCACTCGGACCCGGTGGTCGGCCCCTCGTCGGGCCTGATGACCGTCCGCCCCTTGCACTCGTCCCCCAGACTGAGCGAGCTGATGCAGCGCAGCCCCCTTCCCACCATCCTCGGCTCCCCCTCGAGGGTCAGTCGGCTCTGTTGAGATACACAGCACAAGAAGAACACATCAAGCAGCCGAATCTGACCTCTGATGTGTTTCAACTGTCTCTCCTCAGGTCATCCCTCCGTTCGAATTCCCCAGGCCTCCCAGCTCCCCGAACCTCGTGACCTTCCTCACGCAGCAGGGTTTGGTCTTCGGCTCTCCGGGCAGCAGGACTGCCCCGTCGGAGCCCAGAGACCCAGGACAACAAGCCCAGACACAGGTCATCCACAGACTGACCGATGACCCCAAGAGCTTTGGGAggttagtttgttgtttttgcttttgttcaCCTACAGATGcaagacacattttattatggTTTTCTATTTTAGAGCTGGAAATTTATCATCTTTCTAATCCCATACATTGCTGggtttgaattgtgttttaatCTAATTTCCTGTTCTGATTTGTTATATAGCATTTCTAGCATAAATAAGTCACAATTTATCATAGAACCTGcagatctgttttattttaaggcAGGGATTAGAAATCCTAAAGCATGGGAGGAAATAAATAGCTTAATAAATAGttataatacatatttaacaAGGATGTTGGtctaatttttttattttattattttttcagtttattttctcctATGTTCTCCATTGCCTCCCCATGTTTTCGGTGCAGGTCTCAGAGTGCCAGTCGTCTGACTGACATGCTGCTGTTGGCTGCGTTTGGACCATGCGGACCTGGGGGTGAACGAGGCAGCGCGGAGAACCTGACCCCTGAAAAAGCCATAGAAATAACAGGTGGGCGACTCTAGTTGATTTACAGGGTTTGTATGCagtgagatttttctttttgagtgGCTCAGTCTGATTATTAGAAACAAATAACTTTTACACACTTATAATAATTCTGAAAAACTATAACTCTCAGATGAGGCTCATGATATATTACCTTTACCTTTTATTaattccttttctctctcctctagTGCCCTCCGGTGGTGGGGTAGGCCTTGCACCTGGATCCATTAGCCCCGCACAGGTGGTTTTCACTGTGGGCTctcctcccagcagcagcaccccACCTCAAACCTCCAGACAGAGGAAATACTCAGgtagcacatgcacacaagttatttgttttaagtggGAATCAAACCACACATCCGCAGCAACTTTAATATTATGCTCCACATGTCGTACAACACGGAGCACTgggaagctgctgttttcaatTTCCATGATTTGAAAACTTAATTAAAGTGATTGTGAAAAGCATCCAGGGTTGATTTTCAGCTGACCCAAGATTTAAATGAGGCCAAGCTGTGGAGAGATTTAGTTCCACTCAGGGAGCAATAACCCAAATTACTGTTTTTCCTAACACACAATTTTCCAATTGGTAATTGTCACTTAGAGTatttatggaaataaaaactaactTAGTGGCTTGATCATTAATTTTAATGCAGCTATAGCTGTGGTCCACACGGTGATTTACCTGTTTATTCAAGAGCAATGAAAATTTATGGCACTTGATATGAAATGATTTCACACTTCTCTTTTTCTGACTCCTGCAGGCTCATTCATATCAGTCAGCCCCGCAGGCTCTTTCATGAGCCGGTATCCTCAGACAGGCACCTATCTGGACGGCTTCGAGGCTCCTTCCAGTCCTCGCTACAGTTTCACTGATCCCATCACAGCCAACATGGGAGGCCCCGTAACCTTTGAGGCCCCGGAGCTGCCTGAGGAGACGCTGATGGAGGTGAGGAGCAGGTTTCACTCACAGCTCTGGAAAGTAGAGATAAAGGAGTCATCACTTTTTATTCTAAGCATGTATGAAGTGATGATTTTTTACACCAATCTGGGGGTTTGTTCAGCGTTCCTCAAGTGAGTGTGGAGAGAATAACAGAATGAAAGACAGCATGGTGTAGTTCAGGTGCCTGTAGCTCAAGTTAAAATGCCTGCGTCCTGTTTAAAACTTACCTTCAGACTGAATGACATAGTCCCCATCTGTTTTCCTCCGTTTCTAATTCTACCATGAAattgtctccctctcctcctctctccgtctgacgttctcccctctctctgtcggAGCGCAGCAGGAGCACACGGACACGGTGCAAAGCCTGCGTTTCACGCTGGACTTCGCCCGCTGCCTGATGGAGGTGGCTGGGGCCCGTGGTATCGCGGCGGAGGGGGAGCAGCTGGAGGTTGCTCATGCCTGCCTCGTTCAGCAGCAGAGCCTGGTAGCCGATCAGATAAGCTCGCTGAGCCGAGAGTGGAGGTGAGGCCACTTCAAGTCAGGCTGGGAGTCTTTGCGTTGATGGCAGTGATACTGTTAATTCCCTCTGAAGGGAAAGATACTTCTGGCTTTGCACAGTAACTAAGCAAATTAGTAAAGATAATTCTACATTGAGGTTTTAAGCGAGTCTACTcgaaacgtttttttttctttcaaggtGTGTTTGAATGCAGAGTTGCACCACAGCAAACAGAAGCACAGTGACTGAAATGCAATCGGCTGAGATGTTTCTGTTCTGCTGAGTAGTGGACTGAGGAGTTTGAATgtagagaaagaggaagatttTGATCAGTAGTCTCGAttcttgtttttaaagacaGCTGGTGGCAGAGATGTGTTCCGCatcttacattttaaaatgtgtgtgtgtgtgtgtgtgtgtgtgtgtgtgtgtgtgtgtgtgtgtgtgtgtgtgtgtgtgtgtgtgtgtgtgtgtgtgtgtgtgtgtgtgtgtgtgtgtgtgtgtgtgtctgtctgcagtcaTGCAGAACAGCTGGTCCTCTACCTTAAGACTGCAGAGCTCGTGTCCACTGCCTTACACACAGCCATGGAGCAAGTGAAGCAGGGCAAACTCTACCCATCCGCTACAGTCAAACAAGGTATGACCCATTTCCTCAGATAAGAGAGAGATGTCGCACGTGTctgaattcatttgtttttaattctctgTCCTTCCACAGTCGTGAGGAGGCTGAACGAGCTGTACAAGTCTAGCGTGGCGTCCTGTCGCACGCTCAGCACTCGTCTGGAGCGCTTTTTTTCCAGGAAGCACCGTCTAATGGATCAAATCACCTCCATCACAGCAGAGCGGCTGCTGTTCAGCCACACCGTGCAGATGGTAAAGCTCCGAAAAACTTAGCAGGAGTCAGTCAGACGCTGTATCTGTGGGCATCCAGTTAATAATTAGTGCTAGTTACAACTTGAATGTGCTCTCTAATTATTATTCTGATCAAGGCTAAATTCAAGCTCCTGTTGTCGTCCCAGGTTCAGGCTGCTGCGCTGGATGAGATGTTCCACCAGGGGGAAGCATCGGTCCTGCGCTACCACAAAGCTCTGCTGCTAATGGAGGgcttgtctctgctgctcactgAACAGGAGGACATCCTCAGTGTTAGCAAGTGTAAGTATGTCCATCGGCTCGTCTTACACAAAGCAGGGGCCATGTCCACTTAGCTCCGGGTACCttccatgaaatattcatccCTGCACCATTTTCTCTGATGTTAAAGTGgatacaacaacacaaaacccaactaacctgcatgtctttatGGACGTGATTTATGTTGAACCGCTCACTGACACTTTCCCTGTTTCTTCGTGTCTGCAGGTAAGGAGTGCATAGAACGCCGCCTCACCGCTTTGCAGTCAGGACTCTGTGTCTGAGAGTCGGACTTCTGCACGGTGCGCATCACCAGCGAACTAAATGTCCACCCACATGACATGGATCTCAGTTGTCCAAATACTTCAGTCTCCACAAAATTTCTGTTTTCACCAAAGCCTCCAGCTCTTCGAATGGCTTTGTCTGTTTGGACAGCGGCAGTGACTTCCCCCCAACAGTAAACCCGGCTCAGTGCTGGACATGAAGCACTTGCGCTGTAAATGATTGTCTGCGCTCTGGTCTATGTGAGAGGACTGTGCTCATGGCACTCAGgatggtatttttttttattcctcccaCTCGGCGTAAACACATCTAGGAGCAACTATTGCCAAGTATCCACGTACAGCTCTTaactaaatataaacacataGTGCTGTAAGAAGTAAATATAGGCTACGCGCTTCAAATTTGCAATAAGCAAATCTGTAGATGAGATCAGTAGCAGGAGGGAGGGACCAGCTTTCTGCTGTGCACCTACATGTTGGACGTTTGCTGATGAAGTCCAGGAAAGAGTCATGCTCATCACACGTTTCTTTGTCTTATACCCTTTGTTCGCTTTGCTCGGTTTgttctgtcttgtttttatcTAATTGTGACAAGTTGAAGGGATGTAAATAAGACGATGTTACAGTCGGTGACCGGAAGCACGTACAGGTACTTTTACAAAACAGTTGCcaaaaaatgactttttaaaatgcagttttgtttttgctttatgtttgattttagaTTTACTAAGCTGgtttggaagaaaacaaatacttgTGTTGACAATTTATTGATTCTATACTCGCTCAAGACCAAGTCCcctgaataaaacaacaggataATAAAGCTACAGGTAGAAAATGGGCCCCGAATAACCTGCACCGTGCACGTTATAGCTTTTAATTCAAGAGGGACTGAAACTGGTCTGTTAGCGTCCCTGATCACAATCATATTAATGCAACTGGAGGTGTATACATCAGGAGTTTAGGTGTCGCTGTCGGATTCTGTATTTggtctttttatgttttatctgtCATTAATGTCAGAGTTTCGCAAGTATAATCAACTTTGAATGTAGCGCTGACAGAAAGACACCGTAAATAATATCCCGATGTTGGATAACTAACATTTTCGACTGATCGGGGGGCTAAATGTTTTTGCACTGTTAAAGTACTGTAGCTTGAGTGGAACATGCTAAATAGTTTGTGGACATTGCTGGACATGGTTTTGGTCATGTAGAGATTTTCTACTTCCATACTTTTAGTGCAATTTTAGTTGAGTGTTACTGTCCGGAGGTGATGTGTGTTAGATGTGTGAGTGTTGACGAACAGATGGTATAAGCTATGAAACCGTAGGAGGATTTCTTCAGGACATAAcgaaggaaaaggaaaaatttgctttacactgaaaaaaaaaaagatttgcatCAAtagtgctgtgttttatttgagaGTAGCTAGTGGGTGGtgattgtgtttggttttctaaaAAAAGTGATGTGTTGATTTGGAGTGCTAGTTTTATTTGTGCAATGCTGATATGGACCTTCGACCGTACATCCCCTTAACTCCCCTGAATTGTGGGCCAATGGGAAAGGTCAACTTCTACTTGAGTTGCTTTGGAGGAGACGTTGccgtgtgtgcatgcgtgcatgaGTGAAGTGAAGTGGTGGCGTTTGAGGTATTAAAGTGGGATTTTCCCACTttttacatacaaaacaaaatccactgACAAATTGAGGGTTCCTTTTGTGTGCCAGGCCCAGGACGACTCTTTTCCCTGAGGTGTATTGTCCTGTCTTCTGTTGTAACTTTATTAAGAGGGTGAATaagttcatattttattatttgtgtggtGAGGACTGATGACGAGATGGTGAAGCCAGTGTAGCAGCAGCAtcagaagaaaacagaggaaagtttttttttttttcttagtgcAGATTTCTCTAGATATACATGACGTGTATTTGATTTGTGgccttttgtcttttgtctgaAGTTTTCTTTGACGCGACTCTACCGAGAACATTCTCCGTGTGTATTCCTCGTTTCTGTGAGTGTACATTCCGTATATCAGCTCATCCACAGACTCCACACGTGATGCTGTGTTCAGGCAGGACACTGTGACAATGTCTCAAGAGATGGTAGCAGAGAGTGGTGACCTCTTTTCTAAAAACCCGATGCATGTGTCACTTTTTATGTTCCCTACAATCATTGCTGTCAGCCATCCTAATGACAACGAGGGGCTGGTAACTGCCATAAGGACcatttgtgcagcagctgaaatatACAATGATGGAGAACAACAGGTAGTAGGACAGGCACCTTTCCACTCTGCtcaagtgtccttgagcaagtaACTGACTCCCTACCAGCTCTTGGGTTGCTGTTCAAAGTGAATTGTTAAATGTAACCATCATAAGGATTAAGCCTTTGCTCTGTACACTCCCACGATAATCTGTCACACTCTCTGTATGTTTGCGAAGAACATACctgaatgttttcattttcatgttttgattTCCCTTTTTCCGTGTTTCCTGTACATATTGTAAATTaagttattgttgttattgtatatatatacagtataaatgaCGCTGCAGGCATAGAGAGGGCAGAACCATTGCACCTGCACATTTCCAAAGAAAACGCCTCCTTCTTCCACGTTGTCACAAGAGCAGTTTAAAGCTGTCGGACACAAACTCAGCGTCCCCGTGTGATATAACCTTCACTGTTTGAGAGTTGCAACATGAATAAAGTGAAAGGACAGGTCTTAAGATGATGTGAGTTTCCTCTGCTGATGTGTCACCTCAGTTATGAAGATTTGTATTTGTCCTACAGGAATCCTTATATGACACTTGAATTTACTAAATCCTCAACCTCACCATGGCCGCTTTGGTCTTGGAATAAATCAGATTACTCAATTGTCCCGTTATCTGTGGGATAAAGCCTATATCCTGCCGCTGACCTATTAAACCAAGTGTAATGGGACTTAACATAAAGACCACTTAAAGGAACATACCAGTGTTTTAACATTGTTCACATGAGCcatttacctccaccaaagaggtttagtttcatttgcatttgtttgtgtgtttgtctgttcaaTAATcaaattttatgtttttttagcCTATATTTTAGATCGTGAAACAATTAATTGTAATGGCTCCAAAATCATATTTCTGTAAATCTTTCATTTACATTacaaagataagataaaactttatcGATCCACACAGCATGAAAATTCTGTTATTGGGgataatttttcatttcaaaatagcCACAAAACAAGTAAAGATAAATCTACACAATGTGAAAACTCATAATCCAGATtttgaaaagggaaaagaacgtgagaaagaaaaaggttcagtgtgtagaattttgtgacatctagtggtgaagttgcatgttgcagctgaaccacccctcccctccccctccccttccaaacgtgagagagaacctgtggtagacttccgttgtcataaaaactcaaaagatgttaagtttgtccagtcggggctactgtaaaaaaacatggcggcctccgtagagaggaccagcccctgatgtaaatataaagtttttaaatataaaggctcattctacggtaaagaaaacaaatttgtATAGTTTATAGGGttattacacactagtgaaaacatcactattgtgtatttatatttaatttctgccaatagatccctttcacctaaatcttacactgaacctttaagtgtgttttctgcttgACACAGGGTACCGCCCCTCAAATACATCCACCAATCAGATAGTTAGGTTTAAACCCTCCACCACGTTTGATTGGTGGATGGATCTGACAGTCCTGACGGAGGGGGCGGGACTTGCCTTGAACTCGGGCGATCTGATTGGACGCCTGGTTGTCACGGTAACGTTGTGTATGACCGTGACTGAAGCGCGTGTGAACTTCGAGAGTCATTCTGGGTAATTAAGGTGTTTACAAGCAGCAGGCTGCGGCTAACTAACTAGCTAACTAACTAGCTAGTTGATACTGGTAACGTTAGCTTGTCCTCACTGGAGCATGGTTGTAATGGAAAACACAGTTAGCTTGTGGTGCTAGCTCGGACGCTAACTTGGTTAGTAACGAGGTTAAAGTCATGATCCTTTAGCCGGGGGGAGCCACCGCCATGTCAGGGAACAGCCTCCCACCGGTGAGCCACCTGCCGCACTGGACCCGGGTCGGGCGTCCCGGGAAACCGCGAGGTTTACCGGCGGcgaaccaccaccaccaccaccacctgcaGCCCCTCCCCGGTGTCCCGTCAGCCCAGAGGGGAGCGGGGCGAGCGGCGGAGCTGCCCGGTCACAGCGACCCGGACCCCCGCGTCGCCTCGCTGGAGAAGAACATCCAGTTCCTGCAGCGGCAGCACAAGGAGACGCTGGAGAGGCTGCATGCGGAGATCGAGTATCTCAGACGGGAGAATAAAGGTGAAGGGGCCGGTGGTGGGGAAGGGATCCGGGACAACAGCCTTTATGATGTAATGGACACTTTATAGGAGGTCACTGGACGATGCAGCCTAATAATTTGGGATAATGAGCATAAATAATTCACATGTTTATAATTTAAGTAAACTGCATAATACAAATACTGTAAGCGAGTCAGTTGGTAAACTTTAATTGAATAGGAATTTTAAAAACAGTAGCtacaggagggaggaagaatgagagaaaggaaaagttTATATGATATTTAAagttatgaaataaaagaaattaagaTGGTTCAAGATGTTTTTGTGCTCAGATTTGGCTTGTgagactaataataataatatatctttatttatatagtacttTCCTAAACATGGTTGAAATGTgtttcacagaaaaacaagtaaaatcataaaacaaataaaaacagagtaataaaacaataacaaatgaataaaaacactgaatgtgTGATAGAAATTTTAGAATGACCTCCCAATAAgataataaaaactagaataaGGTCAAATCTGAAAATGGGGTAtgataaaagtatgttttaagctttgattcaaaggaagcTACTGATTCAATCTGCCGTATTTCCTCAGGCACGGTGTTCCAGAGCCTCGGAGCTCAGACATAGAAAGACATGTACTTTTATATTCCCAGAGGAAAGTTGCAGTGACATGGACTACTGACACACGACCCTCAGGGGCATCAGATCATATCAATCCATATCATTCTTTTCCATATGTTCAAGGGATGAACCCTGTAACCTGTGTTGTCTATGCCTGTTATATAATGAATTCAAGTTAATGGCAAAGACCTGTCCAACTGACAAGGTGCTGACACGAGAGACATTCAATCCAGGTACGGTGGTCACATAGCAACTCCAGGGTTTGGAGGGTTTCTCTCAGTGGGAGGTGAACACAGATCCGGTGTCACGTCACTGAACAGGCCTCATGCTGTTCCATATAACTTCATCTCCACCCACCAGGGGACTTCCTGGTCTTTGCACCGCCACGGAATGAGCTGTCTGCTGGGACTGTGTTATAAGATTGTTGCTAACGGTGCATCACACACTGAATTTCTGTTGTTATGGATGTTGCAGAGTTGCAGTATAAGATGATAATGGAGCCTCCCAAGTCGAGTAGAAAAGGTAAGGCACACATCTTCTTAAAGGACTTGGATAGATTAAAGCAGACATGTTTGATTCCTCTCTGGttgtatatttgatttaatattacAAATTTTGGTTTAATTCAATTGAGAATGAGATtatagattaaaaaatataaccCAATTTGGAATGTGTGATTTTGGCTAATCCTCTAATCCTCTAAATCCAATATTACTGAAAGGGATAGCTCCCATGTAAAAAATATGGCAAACATCTATTTCAACACAGTTTATCATCACTTCAAAGCCACTGCAAGAATAGGAAAATCCAGGTTGTTATGTGAAATCCTGCATGGTAAATAACATTAATACCTCAGCTCTTAACAATACTTGATCATCTTTCTTCCAGGACCGACACATAGTCGACGAGGCATTCGGCCACTAACTCAGGGAAGAGAAGCTCATACGGGACTCTACCTGGAGGAGCAGCTACAGGACATGCGACCATCGCAGGACCAGGCACTAAGGTGAATTTCCATCCAgcataatatattatattaaacttAGCACAGTTCAAAACCTCTGAGCCTGGTCAATAACAAACATATTCTATATCAGGTCTTGTCATACAAATAAGGCCAGTGAATGGGTTTGAGTCTCCACCCACAgctgtatttacagtataacAACTTAGCAACCAAAACAGTTTGTAGATTACTTAAAGTTTTGATTGATATTATCTGACTCTACTGGGAAGAAgcacagcagagggcagtgaaATTCTGGGATCCACCCGGCAGGACCACGGCCCAGAGGTGAGGGGCGGGCTCATCACTTCGTTACAGCCTCTACGGATTCACAGAAGCCCCTCCCATCCGCCGCGTGCTCCCACAATACAGGAGTGTGAGGTTATCATCCGGCAGCTCTACAACGCTAACAGTCTACAGTCTCAGGAAGTAAGTACCCATCAGACAGAATATTCCAGTGTTgtgcaattaaaaaaatctggtgTTTCATGACCACTATGTTTCACTTAGATTATACGTGTGAAGGCTCTGCTGAGAGATATTGTCTTGAGCAAGAAGATCACGCCAGAAAACTACATTCTGACCAAGGCCTACCTTGTTGATGGCACTCGGTAAAGTGATAAAGAGCATTTCACCAACATAGAGTACAGCTTGAAAAGAAATACCACAGTTGGGACTAATATTTATCTAATTTCAGCAAAATATCTGAAGAAAAGAAATTCCCAAAACTTACTCTTCAGACGTATCCAGAAAAAACGTATGTATATTCTCCTCCTACGATGCTTTGTGATTTTACTGTATATGAAAAAGGTTTTCTATTCATTTGCCTCAGTACAATATATTGCTCAAACCTCTATAACATCGTTTTTAGTGCCACTTCTAACCATTACATGGGGCTTTTCGAGATGCCGTTCATGTCCACCTCCTTCTAAGATAAATTCACAAATTGCATATTTCCTGTCCCAGGTCTGAACCCTCCCACTCTGGCGTGGTCCTCCCAGCCCTCAAGCAGAGCCTCAGCTCCACCATcgcagaaagacagaggagaacacGTGCCGTGCAGAGAGACCGTTTTAAAAGGACTGTGCATTAACCAGATCAAAACCACAGCATCAGCTACGTCAACCTCAGGACTGGGGTTTTCTCGATCcttctaaaaaaaaacttcctaTCCAGTGATGCAATGAGTGTATGTATATGGAAATGTACTCGTATGGTAAAGgtaatataaagaaaaacaaaatgactaaAAAGCTTTTAGTTCTGCagacaaaagaggagaaagaatgtCTCAATTCTAGCTTTGTACTCGAgataatttatgtatttatttattcattttcaccAAACAATGACAACATCCGACTTAGAGATGGCTGCTCATTTAAACTAAGTCAGATGTTAGTTTAGGTTTATTTGGgttttcactgcacatttgCTCTAATTCTGCCAAATTCGTGGCAGAAATACTGTATTCCTAATACCAGTATGGAACTGATG
Coding sequences within:
- the ulk1b gene encoding serine/threonine-protein kinase ULK1 isoform X2; this encodes METVGKFEFSRKDLIGHGAFAVVFKGRHREKHDWEVAVKCINKKNLAKSQTLLGKEIKILKELKHENIVALLDFQETASSVYLVMEYCNGGDLADYLHSKGTLSEDTIRVFLQQIAGAMRVLQSKGIIHRDLKPQNILLSYPQGRKSHSNNTCIKIADFGFARYLQTNMMAATLCGSPMYMAPEVIMSQHYDAKADLWSIGTIVFQCLTGKAPFQASSPQDLRLFYEKNKSLSPNIPRETSSHLRQLLLCLLQRNHKDRMDFDEFFSHPFLEASSSVKKTTPTVTMTCFPSSASASSCSSSSTSHLASPPQSLAEVQHLRAKALASPTQEAAGFLLKDSSGGGGSSKNSSSCDTDDFVMVPAHFPTAELTCESKVLQDSLMNSGSLLASAGLCSQVKTPPHSPSHSGSPSPVRPSEFLGSNYGNHSKSSPIPVPTQVQNYQRMEQNLHSTKQDGSPRLSTPVRRCSSGSSLGFARIGPSPPHVQATVTTTRRLSVGGGRTFQLSPQAPQHAEPRPTSQQHPQRAGLGTRLHSAPCLSECVTGGARQKIRKQHSDPVVGPSSGLMTVRPLHSSPRLSELMQRSPLPTILGSPSRVIPPFEFPRPPSSPNLVTFLTQQGLVFGSPGSRTAPSEPRDPGQQAQTQVIHRLTDDPKSFGRSQSASRLTDMLLLAAFGPCGPGGERGSAENLTPEKAIEITVPSGGGVGLAPGSISPAQVVFTVGSPPSSSTPPQTSRQRKYSGSFISVSPAGSFMSRYPQTGTYLDGFEAPSSPRYSFTDPITANMGGPVTFEAPELPEETLMEQEHTDTVQSLRFTLDFARCLMEVAGARGIAAEGEQLEVAHACLVQQQSLVADQISSLSREWSHAEQLVLYLKTAELVSTALHTAMEQVKQGKLYPSATVKQVVRRLNELYKSSVASCRTLSTRLERFFSRKHRLMDQITSITAERLLFSHTVQMVQAAALDEMFHQGEASVLRYHKALLLMEGLSLLLTEQEDILSVSKCKECIERRLTALQSGLCV